Proteins from a single region of Geitlerinema sp. PCC 9228:
- a CDS encoding Uma2 family endonuclease produces MGTQTAQKQLYSVEEYLDLENSTNERHEYIHGSVIPMAGGSPRHNKIKVNFIIALGVALKDTSYQVFDSDQRLWIPANRTFTYPDVVVVREPILTADNDATAITNPTLIIEVLFEATRNYDRSQKFVTYRGIPSFQEYLLVEQNSVQIEQYAKQDDRHWLLAIHDDLNATLPLASIPVEIAIADLYHRVRF; encoded by the coding sequence ATGGGGACGCAAACCGCACAAAAACAGCTTTATTCGGTCGAAGAATACCTCGATCTGGAAAATAGTACCAACGAACGCCACGAATATATTCATGGATCGGTTATTCCCATGGCTGGGGGTTCCCCAAGACACAACAAAATCAAAGTCAATTTCATCATTGCCCTTGGGGTTGCCCTCAAAGATACGTCTTATCAAGTTTTTGATAGCGACCAGCGGCTATGGATTCCAGCAAATCGTACCTTTACCTATCCAGATGTGGTTGTCGTTCGAGAACCGATTCTGACGGCTGACAACGACGCCACTGCCATTACCAACCCAACACTCATTATCGAAGTTCTTTTCGAGGCGACTCGCAATTACGATCGCAGCCAGAAATTTGTTACCTACCGGGGAATTCCCAGCTTTCAAGAATATCTCCTCGTCGAACAAAATAGCGTTCAAATCGAACAATACGCGAAACAAGACGATCGCCACTGGCTGCTAGCGATTCACGACGATCTCAATGCTACACTTCCTTTGGCTTCTATTCCGGTTGAAATCGCGATCGCCGATTTGTATCATCGAGTTCGGTTTTGA
- a CDS encoding tetratricopeptide repeat protein — protein sequence MAKLHPEEQKKVNRQKRLQKLRMVVMAFAFTFTFGSPFVRMFWQSFEEPTQAEVAQQEAKEKQQDIQEKIKGYQLVLEREPENRNALEGLAEAYIKMGKFEAAVKPLQKLVELYPQQEKYQQKLSLVKGKEKQAQ from the coding sequence ATGGCTAAGTTACATCCAGAGGAACAGAAAAAGGTTAACCGACAAAAGCGACTGCAAAAGCTTAGGATGGTGGTTATGGCCTTTGCTTTTACCTTTACCTTTGGCAGTCCTTTTGTGAGAATGTTTTGGCAGTCTTTTGAAGAACCCACACAAGCCGAAGTTGCCCAACAAGAAGCAAAGGAAAAACAGCAAGACATTCAGGAAAAAATCAAAGGATATCAACTTGTTTTGGAAAGAGAGCCAGAAAACCGCAACGCTTTGGAAGGCTTGGCAGAAGCCTATATAAAAATGGGAAAATTTGAAGCTGCAGTGAAACCTTTGCAAAAACTCGTGGAACTTTATCCACAACAAGAAAAATACCAGCAAAAGCTCTCTCTTGTTAAAGGTAAGGAAAAACAAGCTCAGTAG